One Pantoea eucalypti genomic region harbors:
- the rpmC gene encoding 50S ribosomal protein L29: MKATELREKSVEELNTELLNLLREQFNLRMQAASGQLQQTHLLKQVRRDVARVKTLLTEKAGS, from the coding sequence ATGAAAGCAACAGAGCTGCGTGAAAAAAGCGTTGAAGAGCTGAACACTGAGCTGCTTAATCTGCTGCGTGAGCAATTTAACCTGCGCATGCAGGCAGCATCTGGCCAACTGCAGCAGACCCATCTGCTGAAACAGGTGCGCCGTGATGTTGCACGCGTTAAGACTTTACTGACTGAGAAGGCGGGTTCGTAA
- the rpsQ gene encoding 30S ribosomal protein S17, which produces MTDKIRTLQGRVVSDKMQKSAVVAIERFVKHPIYGKFIKRTTKLHIHDENNECGIGDVVEIRECRPLSKTKSWTLVRVIEKAVL; this is translated from the coding sequence ATGACCGATAAAATCCGTACTCTGCAGGGTCGTGTAGTAAGTGACAAAATGCAGAAATCTGCAGTTGTTGCTATCGAACGTTTTGTGAAACACCCGATCTACGGCAAATTCATCAAACGTACGACTAAGCTGCACATCCATGACGAGAACAATGAATGTGGAATTGGTGACGTGGTAGAAATCCGCGAATGCCGTCCACTGTCCAAGACTAAATCCTGGACCCTGGTTCGCGTAATCGAGAAAGCGGTTCTGTAA
- the rpsS gene encoding 30S ribosomal protein S19 yields the protein MPRSLKKGPFIDLHLLKKVEKAVESGDKKPLRTWSRRSTIFPNMIGLTIAVHNGRQHVPVFVSDEMVGHKLGEFAPTRTYRGHAADKKAKKK from the coding sequence ATGCCACGTTCTCTCAAGAAAGGTCCTTTTATTGACCTGCACTTGCTGAAGAAGGTAGAGAAAGCGGTGGAAAGCGGTGACAAGAAGCCTTTGCGCACTTGGTCCCGTCGTTCAACGATCTTTCCTAACATGATCGGTTTGACCATCGCTGTCCATAATGGTCGTCAGCACGTTCCTGTCTTTGTTTCCGACGAAATGGTTGGTCACAAACTGGGTGAATTCGCGCCGACACGTACTTATCGCGGTCACGCGGCTGATAAAAAAGCCAAGAAGAAATAA
- the rpsN gene encoding 30S ribosomal protein S14, with translation MAKQSMKAREVKRAKLADKFFAKRAELKAIISDVNASDEDRWDAVLKLQSLPRDSSPSRQRNRCRQTGRPHGFLRKFGLSRIKVREAAMRGEIPGLKKASW, from the coding sequence ATGGCTAAGCAATCTATGAAAGCACGCGAAGTTAAGCGTGCAAAATTAGCAGACAAATTCTTCGCTAAACGCGCTGAACTGAAAGCGATCATCTCTGATGTGAACGCTTCCGACGAAGATCGTTGGGATGCTGTTCTGAAGCTGCAGAGTCTGCCGCGTGATTCCAGCCCTTCGCGTCAGCGTAACCGCTGCCGTCAAACAGGTCGTCCGCACGGTTTCCTGCGGAAGTTTGGGTTGAGCCGTATCAAGGTCCGCGAAGCCGCCATGCGCGGTGAAATCCCGGGCCTGAAAAAGGCTAGCTGGTAA
- the rplE gene encoding 50S ribosomal protein L5, with translation MAKLHDYYKDEVVQKLMTEFGYNSVMQVPRVEKITLNMGVGEAIADKKLLDNAAADLAAISGQKPLVTKARKSVAGFKIRQGYPIGCKVTLRGERMWEFFERLVTIAVPRIRDFRGLSAKSFDGRGNYSMGVREQIIFPEIDYDKVDRVRGLDITITTTAKSDDEGRALLAAFDFPFRK, from the coding sequence ATGGCGAAACTGCATGATTACTACAAAGACGAAGTAGTCCAGAAACTCATGACAGAGTTTGGCTACAATTCTGTCATGCAAGTCCCTCGGGTCGAGAAGATCACCCTGAACATGGGTGTTGGTGAAGCGATCGCTGACAAGAAACTGCTGGATAACGCAGCAGCTGACCTGGCAGCAATCTCCGGTCAAAAACCGCTGGTCACCAAAGCACGCAAATCAGTTGCAGGCTTCAAAATCCGTCAGGGCTATCCGATCGGCTGTAAAGTAACTCTGCGTGGCGAGCGCATGTGGGAGTTCTTTGAGCGTCTGGTCACCATTGCTGTTCCACGTATCCGTGACTTCCGTGGCTTGTCCGCTAAGTCATTCGATGGTCGTGGCAACTACAGCATGGGTGTACGTGAACAGATCATCTTCCCAGAAATCGACTACGACAAAGTCGATCGCGTTCGTGGTTTGGATATCACCATTACCACTACTGCGAAATCTGATGATGAAGGCCGTGCTCTGCTGGCTGCCTTTGACTTCCCGTTCCGTAAGTAA
- the rplB gene encoding 50S ribosomal protein L2 — protein MAVVKCKPTSPGRRHVVKVVNAELHKGKPFAPLVEKNSKSGGRNNNGRITTRHIGGGHKQAYRIVDFKRNKDGIPAVVERLEYDPNRSANIALVLYKDGERRYILAPKGLKAGDQIQSGVDAAIKAGNTLPMRNIPVGSTVHNVEMKPGKGGQIARSAGAYVQIVAREGSYVTLRLRSGEMRKVESDCRATLGEVGNAEHMLRVLGKAGAARWRGVRPTVRGTAMNPVDHPHGGGEGRNFGKHPVTPWGVQTKGKKTRSNKRTDKFIVRRRSK, from the coding sequence CAAGGGCAAACCATTCGCCCCGCTGGTAGAAAAAAACAGCAAATCCGGTGGCCGTAACAACAATGGTCGTATCACTACCCGTCATATCGGTGGTGGTCACAAGCAGGCTTACCGTATTGTTGACTTCAAACGCAACAAAGATGGTATCCCGGCAGTTGTTGAACGTCTTGAGTACGATCCGAACCGCTCTGCGAACATCGCACTGGTTCTGTACAAAGACGGCGAGCGCCGTTACATCCTGGCCCCTAAAGGCCTGAAAGCCGGCGACCAGATTCAATCTGGCGTTGATGCTGCGATCAAAGCAGGTAACACTCTGCCGATGCGTAACATCCCGGTGGGTTCAACCGTGCATAACGTAGAAATGAAACCAGGCAAAGGCGGTCAGATTGCTCGCTCAGCTGGTGCTTACGTGCAGATCGTTGCTCGTGAAGGTTCTTACGTTACCCTGCGTCTGCGTTCAGGTGAAATGCGTAAAGTCGAGTCTGACTGCCGCGCAACACTGGGCGAAGTCGGCAACGCTGAGCACATGCTTCGCGTTCTGGGTAAAGCCGGTGCAGCCCGTTGGCGTGGTGTTCGTCCGACCGTTCGTGGTACCGCGATGAACCCAGTTGATCACCCGCACGGTGGTGGTGAAGGTCGTAACTTTGGTAAGCACCCGGTAACTCCGTGGGGCGTTCAGACCAAAGGTAAGAAGACCCGTAGCAACAAGCGTACCGATAAGTTTATCGTACGTCGCCGTAGCAAATAA
- a CDS encoding 8-oxoguanine deaminase, giving the protein MTRTLLLKNADYVVCMDADRQEIRHASILIKGNQIAAVGEADSLPDNADEVIDLQGHIVIPGLINTHHHMYQSLTRAIPAVQNGELFNWLTHLYPLWQNLTPGMIQVSTQVSMAELILSGCTTTSDHLYVYPNGCKLDNSIEAASLMGMRFHASRGSMSVGQSQGGLPPDSLVESEAAILKDTQRVIERYHDDSYGSMLRIVVAPCSPFSVSRELMKQSAALARSFNVSLHTHLAENDSDIQYSREKFNMTPAQYVEDLGWVGPDVWHAHCVKLDQPGIELFARTGTGIAHCPCSNMRLGSGIAPIRHMCDAGVHVGLGVDGSASNDSADMMAEVRQAMLLQRVGFGPDAMTARQALELATLGGAKVLNRNDVGAIAPGMMADLAIFDLNRIGLAGAGHDPVAALVFCNPGQVAYSIINGKVRVRNGELAGIDLPAVLRQHNQLARKLVD; this is encoded by the coding sequence ATGACACGAACGCTGTTACTGAAGAATGCCGACTATGTGGTCTGCATGGATGCTGACCGTCAGGAAATACGACACGCCAGTATTTTGATAAAAGGAAATCAAATTGCTGCGGTTGGAGAAGCAGACTCATTACCTGATAACGCCGACGAGGTGATTGATCTCCAGGGACACATTGTTATTCCAGGCCTGATCAATACGCATCACCATATGTACCAGAGCCTGACCCGCGCTATTCCTGCGGTGCAAAATGGTGAACTGTTCAACTGGCTGACTCACCTCTATCCACTGTGGCAGAATTTAACGCCCGGGATGATTCAGGTGTCAACGCAGGTCTCAATGGCCGAGCTGATCCTCTCCGGCTGCACCACCACCAGTGACCACCTCTATGTTTACCCTAATGGTTGTAAGCTTGACAACAGCATTGAAGCCGCATCCTTAATGGGTATGCGTTTCCATGCGAGCCGGGGCAGCATGAGTGTCGGTCAATCCCAGGGTGGCCTGCCGCCCGATTCGCTGGTTGAGAGTGAAGCAGCCATTCTGAAGGATACGCAGCGGGTGATTGAGCGCTATCACGATGACAGCTATGGCTCGATGCTACGCATTGTGGTTGCGCCATGTTCACCGTTCTCGGTCAGCCGTGAGCTGATGAAGCAATCCGCAGCACTGGCACGCAGCTTCAACGTCTCTCTGCATACGCATCTGGCGGAGAATGACAGTGATATCCAATATAGCCGCGAAAAGTTCAACATGACACCCGCGCAGTATGTTGAAGACCTCGGCTGGGTAGGCCCGGATGTCTGGCATGCACACTGCGTCAAACTGGATCAGCCCGGTATTGAGTTATTTGCGCGTACAGGGACAGGTATCGCGCACTGTCCGTGCTCAAACATGCGTCTCGGCTCGGGCATTGCGCCGATAAGGCACATGTGCGATGCCGGAGTACATGTCGGTTTGGGGGTGGATGGTTCTGCCTCCAATGACAGCGCAGATATGATGGCAGAAGTACGTCAGGCCATGCTGCTGCAACGCGTGGGGTTCGGCCCGGATGCGATGACGGCGCGTCAGGCACTCGAACTGGCGACGCTGGGGGGAGCAAAAGTGCTGAATCGCAATGACGTGGGCGCTATTGCGCCGGGCATGATGGCTGATTTGGCTATTTTTGACCTCAATCGCATTGGTCTTGCCGGGGCAGGGCACGATCCCGTTGCTGCGCTGGTATTCTGTAATCCCGGCCAGGTCGCTTACAGCATCATTAACGGTAAAGTCAGGGTGCGTAACGGAGAACTGGCCGGAATTGACCTGCCAGCCGTACTGCGTCAGCATAACCAACTAGCCAGAAAGCTGGTTGATTGA
- the rplN gene encoding 50S ribosomal protein L14, which yields MIQEQTMLNVADNSGARRVMCIKVLGGSHRRYAGVGDIIKVTIKEAIPRGKVKKGDVLKAVVVRTRKGVRRPDGSVIRFDGNACVILNNNSEQPIGTRIFGPVTRELRTEKFMKIISLAPEVL from the coding sequence ATGATCCAAGAACAGACTATGCTGAACGTCGCCGACAACTCCGGTGCACGTCGCGTAATGTGTATCAAGGTTCTGGGTGGCTCGCACCGTCGCTACGCAGGCGTCGGTGACATCATCAAAGTTACCATCAAGGAAGCAATTCCTCGTGGTAAAGTCAAAAAAGGTGATGTCCTGAAGGCGGTAGTGGTGCGCACCAGGAAGGGTGTTCGTCGCCCGGACGGTTCTGTCATTCGCTTCGATGGTAATGCATGCGTTATTCTGAACAATAACAGTGAGCAGCCTATCGGTACGCGTATTTTTGGGCCGGTAACTCGTGAACTTCGTACTGAAAAGTTCATGAAAATTATCTCTCTGGCACCAGAAGTACTCTAA
- the rplV gene encoding 50S ribosomal protein L22, whose protein sequence is METLAQHRHARSSAQKVRLVADLIRGKKVSQALDILTYTNKKAAVLVKKVLESAIANAEHNDGADIDDLKITKIFVDEGPTMKRIMPRAKGRADRILKRTSHITVVVSDR, encoded by the coding sequence ATGGAAACTTTAGCTCAACATCGCCACGCTCGTTCTTCTGCTCAGAAGGTTCGCCTTGTTGCTGACCTGATTCGCGGTAAGAAAGTGTCGCAGGCACTGGACATTTTGACCTACACCAATAAGAAAGCGGCTGTACTGGTCAAAAAAGTTCTGGAATCTGCCATTGCTAACGCCGAACACAACGATGGCGCTGATATCGACGATCTGAAAATCACGAAAATTTTCGTTGATGAAGGTCCGACCATGAAACGCATTATGCCGCGTGCCAAAGGTCGTGCAGATCGCATCCTGAAGCGCACCAGCCACATTACTGTGGTTGTGTCCGATCGCTGA
- the rplP gene encoding 50S ribosomal protein L16, translating to MLQPKRTKFRKVHKGRNRGLAAGTDVSFGTFGLKAVGRGRLTARQIEAARRAMTRAVKRQGKIWIRVFPDKPITEKPLEVRMGKGKGNVEYWVALIQPGKVLYEMDGVPEELAREAFKLAAAKLPIKTTFVTKTVM from the coding sequence ATGTTACAACCAAAGCGTACGAAATTCCGTAAGGTGCACAAAGGCCGTAACCGCGGTCTGGCTGCGGGTACGGATGTCAGCTTCGGTACTTTCGGTCTGAAAGCTGTTGGCCGTGGTCGTCTGACTGCTCGTCAGATCGAAGCAGCACGTCGTGCTATGACCCGTGCAGTTAAGCGTCAAGGTAAGATCTGGATCCGAGTATTCCCGGACAAACCGATCACCGAGAAGCCGCTGGAAGTGCGTATGGGTAAAGGTAAGGGTAACGTAGAGTATTGGGTTGCCCTGATCCAGCCTGGTAAAGTCCTGTATGAAATGGACGGCGTACCAGAAGAGCTGGCCCGTGAAGCATTCAAGCTGGCAGCAGCAAAACTGCCTATCAAAACCACCTTTGTAACTAAGACGGTGATGTAA
- the rplX gene encoding 50S ribosomal protein L24 has translation MAAKIRRNDEVIVLTGKDKGKRGKVKNVLSSGKVIVEGINLVKKHQKPVPALNQPGGIVEKEAAIQVSNVALFNAATGKADRVGFRFEDGKKVRFFKSNSETIK, from the coding sequence ATGGCAGCTAAAATCCGTCGTAACGACGAAGTTATCGTGTTAACCGGTAAAGATAAAGGTAAGCGCGGTAAAGTTAAGAATGTCCTGTCTTCTGGTAAGGTCATCGTTGAAGGTATCAACCTGGTTAAGAAACATCAGAAGCCGGTCCCGGCCCTGAATCAACCAGGCGGCATCGTTGAAAAAGAAGCTGCTATTCAGGTTTCTAACGTTGCACTGTTCAACGCGGCAACTGGTAAGGCTGACCGTGTAGGCTTTAGATTCGAAGACGGCAAAAAAGTCCGTTTCTTCAAGTCTAACAGCGAAACTATCAAGTAA
- the rpsC gene encoding 30S ribosomal protein S3: MGQKVHPNGIRLGIVKPWNSTWFANTNEFADNLDSDFKVRQFLTKELAKASVSRIVIERPAKSIRVTIHTARPGIVIGKKGEDVEKLRTVVAKIAGVPAQINIAEVRKPELDAKLVADSITSQLERRVMFRRAMKRAVQNAMRLGAKGIKVEVSGRLGGAEIARTEWYREGRVPLHTLRADIDYNTSEAHTTYGVIGVKVWIFKGEILGGMAAVEQPEPAAQPKKQQRKGRK, translated from the coding sequence ATGGGTCAGAAAGTACATCCTAATGGTATTCGCCTGGGTATTGTAAAACCATGGAACTCTACCTGGTTTGCGAACACCAATGAATTCGCTGACAACCTGGACAGCGATTTTAAAGTACGTCAGTTCCTGACTAAGGAACTGGCTAAAGCATCTGTCTCTCGTATCGTTATCGAGCGTCCTGCGAAGAGCATCCGTGTGACTATTCACACCGCTCGTCCGGGCATCGTCATCGGTAAGAAAGGCGAAGATGTAGAAAAACTGCGCACGGTCGTCGCGAAAATCGCTGGCGTTCCTGCACAGATTAATATCGCCGAAGTCCGCAAGCCGGAACTGGACGCGAAACTGGTAGCTGACAGCATCACTTCACAGCTGGAGCGTCGTGTGATGTTCCGTCGTGCTATGAAGCGTGCGGTTCAGAACGCCATGCGTCTTGGCGCGAAGGGTATTAAAGTCGAAGTTAGCGGCCGTCTGGGTGGCGCCGAGATCGCACGTACCGAATGGTATCGTGAAGGTCGCGTGCCATTGCACACACTGCGTGCTGACATTGACTACAACACCTCTGAAGCGCACACCACTTATGGTGTAATCGGCGTTAAGGTATGGATCTTCAAAGGTGAGATCCTGGGTGGTATGGCTGCTGTTGAACAACCGGAACCGGCTGCTCAACCTAAAAAGCAGCAGCGTAAAGGCCGTAAGTAA